From the Ammoniphilus sp. CFH 90114 genome, the window AGGTGATCTTTTCAGTAGTAAATACTACTTCCTACTGTCCAATATTGGGGACGTCGCTTTGATCAGGGAACTTGCAAGATCGATTTATCGAATTAATGAGGTCAAGACCATGCTATATACGGGGACAGGTTGGTCTAAAGAAGAAAGTCTTGATATGAGAAATGAGATTGACTCAGCCTTATATACAAGTTTCATCCCGCGGTTCGCGTCTGAATTAGGATTGATTTGGCATTCGATCATTGAACAGTTTTGTCTTATCGAACGATATGCAGAAGGGCTGATGGATTATCGTTTGGGACAAGCTATAGGTGAAAAATCTGAGAATGATTTTTATCCACTATTTCAATCAAGAATCGAACAATCCATTCAGGAATTAAAAGGGAAACTGGGAGGCCTTCGAAACGAGGAAGTAAAGCAGGAGATTCATCACCTCATCGAGGCTTACCAGAAACAAGGAGTATTTAGCCATTCCATAACCTAGAAATAGGCTATAAGTCTCTAGAGAAATTAAGAGGAGATAAAGCATGAATAAGTTGAAAATTATCCTAGAAATGATCAAATTTGAGCATACTATTTTTGCCTTACCATTTGCTTATATGGGGGCTATATTAGGTAGCATCGTGGTTAATGGGGTGTGGCCGACTTGGCCGCAAATATTTTGGATCACATTGGCTATGGTTGGTGCTCGCAGCGCTGCGATGGCCTTAAATCGGGTCATTGATCGTGTCATTGATGCCAAGAATCCTCGTACAGTAACACGGGCTATTCCGGCAGGATTGCTCTCTGCTAAGGAAGTGTATGTCTTTATCATTGGTTCCTTTGCGTTGCTATTTTTTGCTGCTTTTCAGTTAAATATGTTAGCTGTACAATTGCTGCCGCTTGCTGTTTTT encodes:
- a CDS encoding heptaprenyl diphosphate synthase component 1 → MILTNPLFREELAEIIEEVNKHIKCDYVQRYVEIPSIPLLRMQVLFLFLHDSNVAREQIKHYLVSTTLIQLGLDCHEKVTLVPQYSEGGIRNRQLSVLAGDLFSSKYYFLLSNIGDVALIRELARSIYRINEVKTMLYTGTGWSKEESLDMRNEIDSALYTSFIPRFASELGLIWHSIIEQFCLIERYAEGLMDYRLGQAIGEKSENDFYPLFQSRIEQSIQELKGKLGGLRNEEVKQEIHHLIEAYQKQGVFSHSIT